Within Bacillus sp. FJAT-45350, the genomic segment ATCTGAAGTCACACAATCGAACCTACTTGAAGAATCACCATATGTTAATTCTTTGACAATCCCAACTTCTTTAAACACTCTAAGATTATTATACACCGTTGCCACACTCATATTTGGGAATTTCCCTTCAAGTGCCTTATATATTTCGTCTGCTGTAGGATGCGTCATTGATTCAAACAAATATTCGAGTATGGCATGACGTTGCGGGGTCATGCGAACCCTTGTACTTTTCAGAGAATCAATCGCTCCTTGCAAGCGATGATTAGACATCGTCATGCACCTCACTTTCAAGAAGAAAACAATTCTTATTTTATAATGTTTATAATTAGTATAATCGGGTAATCGTGTATTGTCAATGTTTTCACTATATACAACAAAGAAACGAACCCTACTATATATCTATGTCCTAATTACTTTTTCATGCTAGTCAAGTTTATTTAGAAAGGGTGCAACTTGAGTTGCGTTGACAACAAACGATGTAAGCCTACTTTCACTACTCCGCTTTTTACCCTTAATTTTCTCAACGTCTAAACACGCCTTCTTTATAGAACCTTTCAACTCCGCAATATCATCCTCTAGTACTCCAAAGAGAAAAGTAGTACTTCCTTTTTTCAAAAATCCACCTGTACTAGCTAACTCAGTCATACGATAACCTTTATTCTTGAGCTGCCTTTCAATCTCTTCCTTGTAATAATCATTCACAATACAAATCATGAACTTCACTACAATCTCTCCCTTACTATTATTTGAATAAAATACATCACTATCCCCTACCAATATCTTCATTACTATATGACATCAAATCATGATTCCTATATAAAAAGATTGCTCCAAAAGAATAAGCTTGACCTTCTGGAGCAATCTCAAAGTATGATTATGACAAATTATCTTTTATGTAATTCAACGCTTCCTCAACATGGTCTTTAACACGAACCTTTCTCCATTCTTTCAAAAGGTTCCCTTCCTTATCAATAATGAAGGTAGAGCGTTCAATTCCCATGTATTCTTTTCCGAAGTTTTTCTTTAACTTCCAAACTCCATAAGCTTCAGATACCGTATGATCTTCGTCAGCTAATAGCAGGAAAGGTAACTCATGTTTCGCAATAAATTTTTCATGACGCTCTATCGGGTCTGGACTAACTCCTAAAATAACCGCGTCTACTCCCTCAAAATCATTATGACGGTCTCTAAAGTCACACGCCTGTGTTGTACATCCAGGAGTCATATCTTTCGGATAAAAATAAAGAACAACATTCTTACCTTGAAAATCAAATAGCTTAACTTCTTTTCCGTCATTTGCCTTCAATGTAAAATCCGGTGCTGTTTGTCCTACTTCTACTGTCATTTAAAACCCCTCCTAATATACCTAACATTAGGTACTTTTTATTAGAGTATCGAATTTTTCACACTATTACAACTGTCTTGAAGGTCTCTCGTAATAAATAACAGTAGAAACAACAAAAGCAGCAGGAATAATATACCCAATAAGTGCTTGAAACATCGCAATGAGTCTCCCCCAACCTAATGGGGTAATATCTCCATACCCAACAGACAAAAGGGTAACAGCACTAAAATAAGTCGTGTCCTCAATTAAATGCATCACATGTCCACCAACGTGACGACTACCTTCTGTCAGAACTGTATAGCCCATCAACTCCAAAGCCATATAAATTGCACTAAAACCAAAAATAATTGTCAAATACACTAGGAAAAGTACAACGAAATTACGAAAGGATACTCGCTTCCCCCTGACAGGTCGATCTTTTATTAATAACAAGAGACTAACACAAATCCCCATAAATGCAACCGTCATGATACACCCTATTATAATGTCTCCCAAAAACACCACCTCACCATAAATGTATGTCCACACCTACAAAAACTTTCTGAGGTTTATTTAAAATTTTTGTATAGAAAGAAAAAAAGCAGAGATCACAAAAAGTAATCACTGCTTTACTCGTTAATTTCCAGCCCCACGGTACTTAGTAACTCCTTTATTCCAAACAATAATAGCAAGGAAGAAGAAAAGAACTCCCATAAACGGTGTTAACGCCGCATACACATACCATTCTTCTTTACCTAAAAAGTACGCTGATGGGTAAACCCCAACAAAAGCGAAAGGTAAAATCCATGTAAGAACGAAGCGAATAACTGGATGATAAATATCTACTGGGTAACGTCCATAGTTCCCGATATTGTACATCATTGGCATAATATCTGTTCTACTATCCGACCAGAAGCTAATCGATGCAAGCATGATAAAAACCCCACCATATATTAACGCCCCGCCAACTGCCATTATAATGAAGAGAAACGGATCATACCACGCAAATGATAAGTCCAGGTGCATCGAAGCATATATCATAATCGCTATTCCTGTTATCGTTCCAAACAATGATTCTAACTCCATTCTTTCTAGAACAATTTGAAATAAAC encodes:
- the bcp gene encoding thioredoxin-dependent thiol peroxidase: MTVEVGQTAPDFTLKANDGKEVKLFDFQGKNVVLYFYPKDMTPGCTTQACDFRDRHNDFEGVDAVILGVSPDPIERHEKFIAKHELPFLLLADEDHTVSEAYGVWKLKKNFGKEYMGIERSTFIIDKEGNLLKEWRKVRVKDHVEEALNYIKDNLS
- a CDS encoding cyclic-di-AMP receptor, whose amino-acid sequence is MICIVNDYYKEEIERQLKNKGYRMTELASTGGFLKKGSTTFLFGVLEDDIAELKGSIKKACLDVEKIKGKKRSSESRLTSFVVNATQVAPFLNKLD
- a CDS encoding ABC transporter permease; translation: MYYLSMFMQYASQYLKTRLTYRVDTVIEILSDLLFQAVNLIFILVVFGHTGFLAGWTREEIIFIYGFFLVPFSIFSSFFNIWDFNERYIVKGEMDRILTRPIHSLFQIVLERMELESLFGTITGIAIMIYASMHLDLSFAWYDPFLFIIMAVGGALIYGGVFIMLASISFWSDSRTDIMPMMYNIGNYGRYPVDIYHPVIRFVLTWILPFAFVGVYPSAYFLGKEEWYVYAALTPFMGVLFFFLAIIVWNKGVTKYRGAGN
- a CDS encoding potassium channel family protein; its protein translation is MFLGDIIIGCIMTVAFMGICVSLLLLIKDRPVRGKRVSFRNFVVLFLVYLTIIFGFSAIYMALELMGYTVLTEGSRHVGGHVMHLIEDTTYFSAVTLLSVGYGDITPLGWGRLIAMFQALIGYIIPAAFVVSTVIYYERPSRQL
- the perR gene encoding peroxide-responsive transcriptional repressor PerR, which produces MSNHRLQGAIDSLKSTRVRMTPQRHAILEYLFESMTHPTADEIYKALEGKFPNMSVATVYNNLRVFKEVGIVKELTYGDSSSRFDCVTSDHYHVICESCGKIVDFHYPGLDEVETLAEHVTGFKVSSHRMEIYGTCTECNGKETH